The genomic segment ATCGGCGGCCGGCACCGGAGACGATCCGCCCCTGCCGGGACGAGACCACGCGCGAAAGGCGCTAAGGCGTCTTTACCGAATCGGAGGGGTTGGCCGGCCACGCTGCCGGCCCGTCCTCATAATCCGCTCGGCAATGATCCTCGACCTCTGGCTCGACCAACCCGTCTGGTTGATGTTCACCCTCCTCTCGGGCGTCTTCCTCGCGCTCTGTCTGTTGTTGAGCCTGCTCTCGAACCTGCCGTGGACGCGGTCGGGGATGCGCCTGCTCGCGACCGGAATCGTGCCGCCCTATATCGGCGTGATCGCGGTGCTGCTCTCGCTGCTGACGGGCTTCGTCGCCAACGATGCCTGGGAGCGCCAGCGGCAGGCCAGCCGCGTGGTCCAGGCCGAGCGGTCGCACGCGCTCGCGGTCTACGATCTCAGCATCGCCTCCGCGCCGGACATGAGCGGCCTGCGCACCTCGCTGTTCGCCTATCTCGATGCCGTCGTGAAGGAGGAGTGGCCCTCCATGGCCGCGGACGGCGCCTCGGCCCCGGCCGTCGGCCAAGCGCTCGGGCGCCTGCTTCAGACGGCGGCCGACCCGCGCACGGCCGCGGAGGCGGGCGAGGCGACCTATGCGGCCCTTCTCGAAGCGGTGATGCAACTCCGCTCGGCCCGTAGCGAGCGTCTCGCCCTCAGCGCCGCGCGCAGCGACGAGAGCAAGTGGCTGACGCTACTCGTACTCGCCGTCCTGACGCTGACATCGATCGCCCTCGTCCATTGCGAGCGCCCGTTCGCGCAAGCGACGACGCTTGCGCTGTTCTCCGCCGCGATGGTGACGACGCTCAGCGTGATCGCGATGCATGAGCGCCCCTTCGATGGGCCCCTGGCGCTGTCGTCCGAACCGATCCGCCTCGCCCGCGTCGCGATGGAGGCGGGCACACGCTGATCGGTGATCAGCCTGGATCGTCGGCGGGCTTCGGCCCCGGCGGGGCGAACAGGTCGTCGGGCGGGTCGGCGACGACTTTTCCGCCGGCGATGTCGAGGCTCGGCACGAACGCCTTGGTGAAGGGCAGGAGCGCGGTCGGGCCGCCGGCCGCCGGGCGGATCTCGAGCAGGTCGCCGCCGCCGAAATTCGGCACCGCCACGATGGTGCCGATCACCGTCCCGGCGCCGTCCTCGACGGTGAGGCCGATCAGGTCGGTGAGGAAGAACTCGTCCTCGTCCTCCACCTCGCCCAGACGCTCGCGGGCGATGGCGAGGGTGACGCGGTTGAGGGCTTCGGCGCCGGTGCGGTCGTCCACGCCCTTCACCCGCACGATCAGCAGGTCGGGGGAGCTACCGGCGGCGGGCCGGACATTGGCGAGTTCGAGGGTGCGCCCGTCGGAGGCGTGCAACGGACCGTAGCCCGCGATCGCTAGGGGCTCGCTGGTATGGGATTTCAGCCGGACTTCGCCGTGCAGCCCGTGCGGCCGGCCGAACTCGCCGAGCAGGACAAGCCCCGGATCGGGGGAGGCGGGCGGGGTGGGAGCGGCGGCGTGCGGCTTACGGGCTGAGGTGACGGCCTCCGTAGGGAGGCGGTCGGACCGCGCAGGTCCGCGCGATGAGGATCCGGGGCGGCGGGCCATGCAGTCTGCCTGTCTCGATCGGTCAGATGTCCCGCCCCGGACCAAGCCGGGTCCGCCCGGCTGGGGCGGACCGGAGCGGATCCCAGGCGAGCCCGGGATCCGTCGTGGGGAAGGACGGCCTGGCTTACGCCGCGGCGTCTTCGGCCGGGGCGGCAGCCTTCTCGGCGCGCTTGGCGGCGCGCTCCTTGGCCTTCTCGCCCGGCTCGGCCTTCTGCGGGTTGTTGCGGGTCGGGCGCTTGGCGAGGCCGGCGGCGTCGAGGAAGCGCAGGACGCGGTCGGTCGGCTGCGCGCCCTTGGCGAGCCAGGACTGGATCTTCTCGTTGTCGAGCACGATCCGGGCCGGATCGTCCTTGGCCTTCATTGGGTCGTAGGCGCCGACCTTGTCGATGAAGCGGCCGTCGCGCGGGGCGCGGGCATCGGCGATGACGATGCGGTAGTACGGGCGCTTCTTGGCGCCGCCACGGGTGAGACGGATCTTGAGGGACATCAGTCGTTCCTTTCGGTGTCGGGTTTCGCGGTAGTGTTCTGATCGACGCTTTCGGCGATCGTCCGGTGGTGCCGAATGACTTCCTTGACCACGAAGGCGAGGAATTTCTCGGCGAAATCGGGGTCGAGCTTGGCTTCGACCGCGAGATTTCTCAGGCGCTTGACCTGACGGGCCTCCCGATCCGGATCGGAGGGAGGCAGACCCTTGCGGGCCTTCAACTCGCCGACCCGCTGGGTGCAGCGGAAGCGTTCGGCGAGCAGATGGATGAGCGCGGCATCGAAGTTGTCGATGCTCTCGCGCAGGCTTGCCAGCTCGGGATCGATTCCTTGCGCGGACAAGATTGTCATTTCTTCTTACCCGGCAGGAAGCCGCCCAGCCCCGGCATCTTCGGTCCGCCCAAACCCGGCAGGCCTGGCATCTTTCCGGCCCCGAGCCCCGCCGGCATCGGCGGCAGCTTGCCGCCGAACTGCTTCTCGATCTCGGCGATCTGCTCCGGCGTCGGCTCCGGCATGCCCGGCGGCAGCTTCATGCCACCCGGCAACCCGCCCGGCATGCCGCCGCCCAGACCGAACATGTTGCCGAGCGCCTGGCCGATGCCGCCGCGCTTGCCCGAGCCCATCGCCTTCATCATGTCGGCCATGGTCCGGTGCATCTTGAGGAGCTTGTTGATCTCCTCGACCTTGACGCCGGAACCCGCCGCGATGCGCTTCTTGCGGCTGTTCTTGAGCAGATCGGGGTTCTTGCGCTCGCCCGGCGTCATCGAGGAGATGATGGCGCGCTGGCGCTTGAACATCTTCTCGTCGAGGTTGGCGCCCTCGACCTGCTTCTTCATCTGCCCCATGCCGGGCAGCATCCCCATCAGGCCGCCGATGCCGCCCATCTTCTCCATCTGGGCGAGCTGCATCGACAGGTCTTCGAGGTCGAACTTGCCCTTCCGCATCTTCTCGGCGGTGCGCAGGGCCTGCTCGTGGTCGATGGTCTCGGCCGCCTTCTCGACGAGCGAAACGATGTCGCCCATGCCGAGGATGCGGTTGGCCACCCGCTGCGGGTGGAATTCCTCCAGCGCATCGACCTTCTCGCCGACGCCGACGAGCTTGATCGGCTTGCCGGTGACGGCGCGCATGGAGAGCGCCGCGCCGCCGCGGGAATCGCCGTCCATGCGGGTCAGCACGATCCCGGTGACGCCGAGGCGCTCGTCGAAGGCGCGCGCGGTGTTGACCGCGTCCTGACCGGTGAGCGCGTCGGCCACCAGCAGGACTTCGTGGGGTTTCGTCGCCGCCTTGACCTCGGCGGCCTCGTTCATCAGGCCCTCGTCGACCGTGGTGCGGCCGGCGGTGTCGAGCATGACCACGTCGAACCCGCCGAGGCGGGCGGCTTCCATGGCACGCTTGGCAATCTGTACCGCCGACTGACCGGCGACGATCGGCAGGCTCTCGACCTCGACCTGCTTGGCGAGCACCGCCAACTGCTCCATCGCCGCGGGACGCCGCGTGTCGAGGGAGGCGAGCAGCACCCGGCGCTTGTCACGCTGGTTCAGCCGCCGGGCGATCTTGGCCGTGGTGGTCGTCTTGCCCGAGCCCTGGAGGCCGACCATGAGGATGGCGACGGGGGCCGGGGCGTTGAGATCGACGACGCTGGCATCGGTGCCGAGCATCGCGATGAGCTCGTCGTTGACGATCTTCACGACCATCTGGCCGGGCGTCACCGACTTGAGCACGACGGCGCCCACCGCCTTCTCGCGCACCTTATCGGTGAACGAGCGCACCACCTCCAGCGCCACGTCGGCTTCGAGCAGCGCGCGGCGCACCTCGCGCATGGCCGCGGTGACGTCGGCTTCCGTCAGGGCGCCGCGGCGTGTCAGGCCGGAGAGGATACCGGAAAGGCGGTCGGAAAGGCCTTCGAACATGTGTCGCGTCAGCCTGGGCTACTGGTGAAGGCCGGCATTGGCCACGCGGCGCGCGCGGAGCGCATCCTCGAAGGAGGCCACCGCGCGGGCGAACTTGTCCCGGCACGCCGCATCGCAGAAACCAACCACCGCACCGTTGTAGAGGGTCAGCGCCTCGGGCACGATCGGCTTGCCCGACCACGGGCAGAGGTCGTTGACCGCATCCTCGATGCGAAGGGTGGTGTCGCTCGCGGGCGCCATGGCAGGGCTCGTTTGACGCTTCGGCGTACGCCCGGCAACGACAAGGGCGCCCGAGGGCGCACACGCGCTGTCGGACGTTGACCTCCGGCCCCTCGGGCCGGTCGGCGGCTCATCGTGACGTTCGAACGTCGAAATGGAGCCGGGCGGATAGGCCCTGGCCCGCCCCAAGTCAATCCCAAGCCCGTTTCCTGGGGCGATCCCGACGGAGGGGTTGCCCGCTGACCGATGCGGGACTGTACCCGAAACGGACGTAAGCGGATGGTTAAGCTTTACTCTTCGTTAAGCATGTTGGGGTCTGATGCTCGTCAACGCACCGCTGGAGGTGCCCGAGGACTTCCCGATGTCGGAACCCGCGCGACAGGCCCCGTCTCCCGAGCCCGGTCTCCGGACTCCCGCTGCCACCGCGCCGCTGCGTGATTGGCTCGCCACCATGCGCACCGCCATGTCCGACACGCCTGCCGTCGAGACGCGCAGCGCGGAGCCCGCTCTCGCCGAGCCGGACGCCGAGGCCCGCAACAGCGGCTGGTCGCCCCGCCTCGTCTCCGTCGCCGCAAAGTCGGCTGAGGCTGCCGACGAGGACGTCGCCGAGATCATGGCTGAGAACATGATGCTGAAGGCTCGGCTGCGGCTGGAATCCGAGCGCCGCGACGAGCTTCAGGTCATCCTGGCCCAGGAGATCCGCGAGCTGCGCGCCCACATCGCCGAAGAGGTCGGCAAGATGGACGACCTGCGGACCGAGCGCGATCTCTGGCGCGCCCGCTGCGAGGCCCTGGCCGCCCCGCTGTTCCAGGTTCAGCACCGCTGAGCCGTCCTCAAGACATTAGAAATGCGAAGGGCCGCCCCGAGGGGCGGCCCTTCCATTGTCGAACCGGTCAGTCCGACGAAACCTGCTGATATCCCGCGGGTGCGTTAGGCGCACACGCCGGAGGCAACAGTCCAGGTCTTGGTCGTCGGCGACGGCTGATGACAATGAGACACTGGATCACCTCCTTTCGTTCGTTGCGGATGAGCCCAAGGTAGGGGTGATTTTCGCCGTGCGAAAGAGCCTTGGCGGCTGATCCGGTGCGTTGTCTCGCCGCGGTGCAGCATGCGGTTCCGCCCATGCCGCTGGCCGCCGGGCGGCGAGGAGCCTAAAGAGGGCGCCCGTCAGCATCGGGCCCTTCAGACATCATGTCCTCCGCCACCGCCCCGCGCATCTCTACCGACGACGCCCTCGATCCGCGCGCCATGCGCGAGCCGTTGTCGAACGCCTGGTACTGCGCCGGCCGCGCCTCGGCGGTCGCGGGCGGAAAGATGCGGGCCGTCGCGCTCAACGGCGAGCAGGTCGTGCTCGGCCGGGCCAAGGACGGCAGCCTGTTCGCGCTGCGCGACCGCTGTCCCCATCGCGGCATGGCTTTGTCCAAGGGCAAGTTCGACGGCGACACGCTGATGTGCCCGTTCCACGGCTGGCGCTTCGGCACCGACGGGCGTTGCCGCGACGTGCCGACGCTCTCCGCGCACGACGCCTCGGACTTCTCGCGCATCGCGGTCCAGCGCTTCCCCATCGTCGAGAGCGCGGGCTTCCTCTGGGTCAACCCGCATCTCGGCCCCTCCGACCCCGGCGCCGTGCCGGCGGTGCCCTCCCTCGATTTCGAGCCGGCCGGCTGCCTCGTGCTCGAACTAGAGGTCGAGGCCTCGTTCGACCTGACGACGCTGAGCCTCGTC from the Methylorubrum extorquens genome contains:
- a CDS encoding conserved protein of unknown function; putative membrane protein (Evidence 4 : Unknown function but conserved in other organisms) yields the protein MILDLWLDQPVWLMFTLLSGVFLALCLLLSLLSNLPWTRSGMRLLATGIVPPYIGVIAVLLSLLTGFVANDAWERQRQASRVVQAERSHALAVYDLSIASAPDMSGLRTSLFAYLDAVVKEEWPSMAADGASAPAVGQALGRLLQTAADPRTAAEAGEATYAALLEAVMQLRSARSERLALSAARSDESKWLTLLVLAVLTLTSIALVHCERPFAQATTLALFSAAMVTTLSVIAMHERPFDGPLALSSEPIRLARVAMEAGTR
- a CDS encoding putative 16S rRNA processing protein (Evidence 3 : Putative function from multiple computational evidences; PubMedId : 11214968, 6357787, 9226267, 9422595; Product type e : enzyme), with the protein product MARRPGSSSRGPARSDRLPTEAVTSARKPHAAAPTPPASPDPGLVLLGEFGRPHGLHGEVRLKSHTSEPLAIAGYGPLHASDGRTLELANVRPAAGSSPDLLIVRVKGVDDRTGAEALNRVTLAIARERLGEVEDEDEFFLTDLIGLTVEDGAGTVIGTIVAVPNFGGGDLLEIRPAAGGPTALLPFTKAFVPSLDIAGGKVVADPPDDLFAPPGPKPADDPG
- the rpsP gene encoding 30S ribosomal protein S16 (Evidence 2b : Function from indirect experimental evidences (e.g. phenotypes); Product type s : structure), which encodes MSLKIRLTRGGAKKRPYYRIVIADARAPRDGRFIDKVGAYDPMKAKDDPARIVLDNEKIQSWLAKGAQPTDRVLRFLDAAGLAKRPTRNNPQKAEPGEKAKERAAKRAEKAAAPAEDAAA
- a CDS encoding putative chorismate mutase (Evidence 3 : Putative function from multiple computational evidences; PubMedId : 12581215; Product type e : enzyme); the protein is MTILSAQGIDPELASLRESIDNFDAALIHLLAERFRCTQRVGELKARKGLPPSDPDREARQVKRLRNLAVEAKLDPDFAEKFLAFVVKEVIRHHRTIAESVDQNTTAKPDTERND
- the ffh gene encoding signal recognition particle protein, GTPase (Evidence 2a : Function from experimental evidences in other organisms; PubMedId : 6357787; Product type f : factor), which gives rise to MFEGLSDRLSGILSGLTRRGALTEADVTAAMREVRRALLEADVALEVVRSFTDKVREKAVGAVVLKSVTPGQMVVKIVNDELIAMLGTDASVVDLNAPAPVAILMVGLQGSGKTTTTAKIARRLNQRDKRRVLLASLDTRRPAAMEQLAVLAKQVEVESLPIVAGQSAVQIAKRAMEAARLGGFDVVMLDTAGRTTVDEGLMNEAAEVKAATKPHEVLLVADALTGQDAVNTARAFDERLGVTGIVLTRMDGDSRGGAALSMRAVTGKPIKLVGVGEKVDALEEFHPQRVANRILGMGDIVSLVEKAAETIDHEQALRTAEKMRKGKFDLEDLSMQLAQMEKMGGIGGLMGMLPGMGQMKKQVEGANLDEKMFKRQRAIISSMTPGERKNPDLLKNSRKKRIAAGSGVKVEEINKLLKMHRTMADMMKAMGSGKRGGIGQALGNMFGLGGGMPGGLPGGMKLPPGMPEPTPEQIAEIEKQFGGKLPPMPAGLGAGKMPGLPGLGGPKMPGLGGFLPGKKK
- a CDS encoding conserved protein of unknown function (Evidence 4 : Unknown function but conserved in other organisms); protein product: MAPASDTTLRIEDAVNDLCPWSGKPIVPEALTLYNGAVVGFCDAACRDKFARAVASFEDALRARRVANAGLHQ
- a CDS encoding protein of unknown function (Evidence 5 : Unknown function), which gives rise to MLVNAPLEVPEDFPMSEPARQAPSPEPGLRTPAATAPLRDWLATMRTAMSDTPAVETRSAEPALAEPDAEARNSGWSPRLVSVAAKSAEAADEDVAEIMAENMMLKARLRLESERRDELQVILAQEIRELRAHIAEEVGKMDDLRTERDLWRARCEALAAPLFQVQHR
- a CDS encoding protein of unknown function (Evidence 5 : Unknown function) is translated as MGGTACCTAARQRTGSAAKALSHGENHPYLGLIRNERKEVIQCLIVISRRRRPRPGLLPPACAPNAPAGYQQVSSD